A stretch of Fusarium poae strain DAOMC 252244 chromosome 2, whole genome shotgun sequence DNA encodes these proteins:
- a CDS encoding hypothetical protein (TransMembrane:7 (o14-37i49-71o83-100i145-166o199-219i235-256o268-287i)) encodes MAYSPKPQPNLDGLGIFFIVWTFIWTFIVISGMVFLWRRRDMPMLRIRDLPLTFVAIMMLHLYWGAIQTGYVYFPLFTPEGEYWIMGIYFPIGIALFHASNSRFLHVAKQQRELFASDEKTHRRSRARRDSWLGKFQALDYTRKILVTIGLGMVVQFILTIIMWCISKKFHASWGLAGTEIHPGTEEYEKAQIGKGWEWWPSVFWQFIWAWIVAPYILWQSRGINDTQGWRTQTIACCIANLHATPMWLVALYVPAMAPVNAYWIPPQWLAISIMAIEIFTIFWPCWEVLQHQTLRQETLDSIAQWQLNKKAVTHGAQSVVTGSTTVAASALTAWSKDGSVKSSASGESILTMEALEYVLERNPEPLQQFSALRDFSGENIAFLRAVAEWKSSLPPSVRDPEKIKEPAVQELVRERFNSALRIYTSFVSSRDAEFQINLSSQQQRKLETVFENSARILFGDKGTVDPALPFETFQMTTTANKVKSSGASTNGSETGIMSTESDAGNHSDKALYWGDIPEGFDATIFDDSEGHIKYLVLTNTWPKFVKDRRTSIDSNDTLEAGNGIPGGR; translated from the exons atgGCTTACTCCCCTAAGCCGCAGCCCAACCTCGATGGGCTGGGCATCTTTTTTATCGTCTGGACCTTTATCTGGACTTTCATCGTCATCAGCGGCATGGTTTTCCTTTGGCGCCGTCGCGACATGCCTATGCTTCGAATTCGAGACCTTCCACTTACCTTTGTCGCCATCATGATGCTCCACCTCTACTGGGGCGCCATCCAAACCGGTTACGTCTACTTCCCACTATTTACTCCCGAGGGAGAGTACTGGATCATGGGCATTTACTTCCCCATCGGTATCGCTTTGTTTCACGCTTCCAACAGTCGCTTTCTGCACGTCGCCAAGCAGCAGAGGGAACTCTTTGCTTCGGATGAAAAGACCCACAGAAGGTCTCGCGCAAGACGGGATTCTTGGCTTGGGAAATTCCAGGCTCTTGATTATACCAGAAAGATTCTTGTTACAATTGGATTGGGCATGGTTGTTCAG TTCatcctcaccatcatcatgtgGTGCATCTCCAAGAAGTTCCATGCCAGCTGGGGTCTTGCAGGTACTGAGATCCATCCGGGTACTGAAGAGTACGAAAAGGCTCAGATTGGCAAGGGTTGGGAATG GTGGCCTTCTGTGTTTTGGCAATTTATTTGGGCATGGATCGTCGCCCCTTACATCCTCTGGCAGTCGCGAGGCATCAATGACACGCAGGGATGGAGAACTCAAACCATTGCTTGTTGCATTGCCAA CCTTCATGCCACTCCTATGTGGCTCGTCGCCTTGTATGTTCCAGCCATGGCACCTGTTAACGCCTACTGGATTCCTCCCCAATG GCTTGccatctccatcatggccattGAGATCTTTACCATCTTCTGGCCCTGCTGGGAAGTCCTCCAACACCAGACCCTGCGACAAGAGACCCTTGACTCCATCGCCCAATGGCAGCTCAACAAAAAGGCGGTCACCCATGGTGCTCAATCTGTCGTCACTGGATCAACGACTGTCGCTGCTTCAGCTCTTACCGCCTGGTCCAAGGACGGCTCCGTCAAGAGCAGCGCTTCAGGTGAGAGTATTCTCACCATGGAAGCTCTCGAGTATGTCCTTGAGCGCAACCCGGAGCCTCTTCAACAATTCTCTGCCCTGCGCGACTTTTCCGGCGAGAACATTGCCTTCTTGAGAGCCGTCGCTGAGTGGAAGTCTTCACTACCACCTTCGGTCCGCGACCCCGAGAAGATCAAAGAGCCTGCGGTGCAAGAACTCGTCCGCGAACGCTTCAACAGTGCTCTGCGCATTTACACCAGCTTTGTCAGCTCGCGCGACGCCGAGTTCCAGATCAACCTGtcttctcaacaacagcGCAAGCTCGAGACTGTGTTTGAGAACTCTGCGCGTATCCTCTTTGGCGACAAGGGTACCGTCGACCCAGCTTTGCCGTTTGAGACTTTCCAAATGACCACGACAGCAAACAAGGTCAAGTCTTCTGGCGCTTCTACAAATGGTTCCGAGACGGGCATCATGTCTACAGAATCCGATGCTGGAAACCATAGCGACAAGGCTCTTTACTGGGGTGACATCCCCGAAGGCTTTGACGCGACCATCTTTGATGACTCGGAGGGACACATCAAGTATCTTGTTTTGACCAACACGTGGCCCAAGTTTGTTAAGGACCGACGAACCTCAATTGACTCGAATGATACCCTGGAAGCTGGAAATGGAATCCCTGGCGGTCGATAG
- a CDS encoding hypothetical protein (TransMembrane:8 (i47-70o85-102i153-176o387-407i427-447o474-491i503-521o882-902i)), which produces MTSFEPTRESTTLMDQQDSPQSVEMTPHVKTRIPEKSSQSPFWLTKAALLLFVCIFTSCAASLIVLHYFMHARGGLPLKFSSSEYSWTYGPTAILVIILSLWRRIDYYYKSTQPWMELQSGPVPASRSLLLDYISPFQLQSMYRSFRFGHYRVTATIFSFFLLKGVILVSTTLFVVQNYSHFEELDITYENSFDAARIWTSPPYNLGFVTDNQIPILDGGSDTSVWKYLARLNGAAQNDSAWETKDGLVTRQFRPTESTSNITSIEAPALLLSNFDVQTTKRTKCTVERSLGTILLSVQIAQTGSTTLNRYAAILSNSPTVQDLLKESGHSNEKDLVSILKEASFKASSNGSGEFRIEASDNSLSSSATTSKDAAKAKAWVPITGSLPFVIATVTFPVLAMGVLELLQQLSSQRQRLVDMHEDDSTVVSYVIRIASTAVAFTIATMFNSLDFTIATFAPYNALRSGSVQADKSILFHLLSVSPFLVFIKSFRAGYAGAATSYIASFLGSFLTIAVSGLWILTGNVLHMKSSTVMVTNWHASWPIDSMDDGGAAVALNLIRHGGANTSLGILEDVVLPDIELAASQTPTFNNVHQSLNYTYKVGALRPFLSCKVIPRENITSNLNRALEDFLDGDIISAHFLAPYDCGDVKVNKMANISFEFKFDLFGDSQWIGQYIELNASAGVSDAECPSVGIFFGQVDNIDTSKWDFTALACSQGIEQIPIDVTFIGNPALRQISEDIPPKLQRDKGWRWVNKTSKSQTLGYRLHRFLTDDLVNFGELEHEIEFDPFFNQLVFGPNGLSKEGLAGSKNVDKLIDAVERDYAEYMRTVIDRNFRATKNTTAELISAEAFPSKLSLSSYKTRISGTSYEYGTRLAIHSTSKIILQILLAAMAVLGLASYLLVKIDGTLPRNPCSIASTMGFLAGSQLCDPSSGIIPKGAEYMSDKELKDVFDGWVFSLGWWHTQRSSEVQSGESETVDATGSERGDGAESTQEVSKRFGVDVGCAEAAKF; this is translated from the exons ATGACATCTTTTGAGCCCACTCGAGAGAGTACAACTCTTATGGACCAGCAAGACAGCCCTCAGTCTGTCGAAATGACACCGCACGTTAAAACGAGAATACCCGAAAAGTCAAGTCAGTCACCATTTTGGCTTACAAAGGCCGCCCTACTTCTATTTGTTTGTATCTTTACGTCCTGTGCCGCATCACTCATTGTTCTGCACTACTTCATGCATGCACGAGGTGGCCTACCACTGAAATTCTCCTCAAGCGAGTACTCCTGGACATATGGCCCAACAGCTAtactcgtcatcatcctgaGTCTATGGAGACGCATCGACTACTACTACAAGTCAACACAGCCTTGGATGGAACTTCAATCTGGCCCTGTCCCCGCTTCTAGATCATTGCTTCTTGATTACATATCGCCTTTTCAACTGCAAAGTATGTACCGGTCGTTTAGATTTGGCCATTACCGTGTCACTGCTACAATCTTTTCGTTCTTTCTACTGAAGGGTGTTATTCTTGTGTCCACCACTTTATTCGTCGTTCAAAATTATTCACACTTTGAGGAGCTCGATATCACGTATGAAAACTCTTTTGATGCAGCTAGAATCTGGACTTCTCCACCATACAACTTGGGGTTTGTCACGGATAACCAAATACCGATTTTGGATGGTGGTTCCGACACGTCTGTCTGGAAGTACCTCGCACGTCTAAACGGCGCAGCACAGAATGACTCGGCTTGGGAAACTAAAGACGGACTCGTTACTCGACAGTTCCGACCAACAGAGTCAACTTCGAATATTACCTCCATCGAAGCACCA GCGTTGCTACTTTCGAATTTCGATGTTCAAACAACAAAACGAACGAAATGTACTGTGGAGCGAAGCCTTGGCACTATTCTCTTATCCGTGCAAATTGCTCAAACGGGATCAACAACACTGAACA GGTATGCAGCCATCTTGTCCAATAGCCCTACCGTGCAAGATCTATTGAAAGAGTCGGGACACTCCAACGAAAAAGATTTGGTTTCTATTCTGAAGGAAGCCAGTTTCAAGGCATCCAGTAATGGCAGTGGAGAATTTAGGATTGAAGCGTCCGATAATAGCTTGTCATCGAGTGCTACAACTTCGAAAGATGCTGCAAAGGCTAAAGCTTGGGTACCTATTACTGGAAGCCTTCCTTTTGTCATTGCGACAGTAACCTTCCCTGTCCTAGCCATGGGCGTACTCGAACTTTTGCAGCAACTGTCCAGCCAGAGGCAACGCCTCGTTGATATGCACGAGGACGACTCAACTGTAGTGTCATATGTTATTCGTATCGCCTCGACAGCAGTGGCTTTCACTATTGCCACAATGTTCAACAGTCTTGATTTCACCATAGCGACATTTGCCCCTTACAATGCTCTTCGATCTGGAAGCGTTCAGGCCGACAAGAGTATTCTGTTTCACCTGCTGTCTGTGTCTCCGTTCCTGGTTTTCATCAAGAGTTTTCGAGCGGGTTATGCCGGCGCAGCGACTTCTTACATAGCATCGTTCTTGGGCAGTTTTCTCACGATTGCCGTTTCTGGCCTCTGGATCCTCACCGGGAATGTGCTTCACATGAAATCATCTACAGTGATGGTTACAAACTGGCATGCTTCATGGCCAATTGATAGCATGGATGATGGAGGGGCTGCTGTGGCGTTGAATCTTATTCGTCACGGTGGTGCCAATACGTCGTTAGGAATATTGGAAGATGTCGTCCTCCCAGATATCGAACTTGCTGCATCTCAAACTCCGACTTTTAATAACGTTCACCAGTCTTTGAACTATACTTACAAAGTTGGTGCTCTAAGGCCGTTTCTCAGCTGCAAGGTCATTCCACGGGAGAATATCACGTCAAATTTGAACAGAGCACTGGAAGATTTCTTGGACGGGGACATTATATCAGCACACTTCCTTGCTCCATACGATTGTGGCGACGTCAAAGTCAACAAGATGGCCAACATCTCGTTTGAATTCAAATTCGATCTTTTTGGCGATTCTCAATGGATTGGCCAGTACATTGAATTGAACGCCAGCGCTGGCGTATCTGACGCTGAATGCCCATCAGTTGGTATTTTCTTTGGACAGGTAGATAACATCGATACATCAAAATGGGATTTTACGGCATTGGCCTGCTCACAAGGTATTGAGCAAATTCCAATCGACGTCACATTTATAGGCAATCCTGCGTTACGCCAAATCAGTGAGGATATTCCACCAAAACTGCAACGGGATAAAGGATGGAGATGGGTGAACAAAACATCAAAGTCTCAAACATTGGGTTACAGACTTCATCGCTTCTTAACTGATGATTTGGTAAACTTCGGTGAACTTGAACATGAGATCGAGTTTGATCCGTTCTTTAACCAATTGGTGTTTGGTCCTAATGGATTGAGCAAAGAAGGTCTCGCGGGTTCAAAGAACGTGGACAAACTCATCGATGCAGTCGAGAGAGACTATGCCGAATACATGAGGACTGTCATTGACCGCAACTTTCGGGCAACCAAGAACACTACAGCTGAACTCATCAGTGCAGAAGCGTTTCCCTCGAAATTAAGCCTTTCGTCCTACAAGACTAGGATAAGCGGGACGTCATACGAATATGGCACCAGATTAGCAATCCACTCAACGTCAAAAATCATTCTCCAGATCCTGTTGGCAGCCATGGCAGTTCTTGGACTCGCAAGTTATCTTCTCGTCAAGATAGACGGAACACTCCCACGAAACCCATGTAGTATCGCAAGCACAATGGGGTTCCTAGCTGGGTCCCAGCTGTGTGATCCAAGCTCGGGAATCATACCCAAAGGGGCTGAGTACATGAGTGACAAAGAGTTGAAAGATGTGTTTGATGGTTGGGTGTTTAGTCTTGGGTGGTGGCATACTCAAAGATCTTCTGAGGTCCAGTCAGGTGAATCCGAGACTGTAGATGCTACAGGAAGTGAACGGGGAGATGGCGCAGAATCGACTCAGGAGGTCTCTAAAAGGTTCGGGGTTGATGTCGGATGCGCTGAAGCGGCCAAGTTTTGA